The Chryseobacterium nakagawai genome has a segment encoding these proteins:
- a CDS encoding efflux transporter outer membrane subunit — MIHWSKQYNLFVQAAFLSVMLFSCDVTKPYANNQVVPDGLYGDAATDSNSNMATLSWKEIFKDPLLQELITEGISNNLDLKTAAANLKAAEANFVQSKQAFLPSLSGNASAGAYDPASTQASASQVYQLYALSSWQVDVWGKLRSTKRSMYAAYLGSEAYRQAVQTQLVANIAATYYQLLAYDEQLNIVQQSLEVYSKDTETMKILKNSNVVTGAAVVQSAANYYAVKSTVPDIKNNIRQAENTLCLLLGRTPGSIKRDSLFSEQVYSELSVGVPAQLLANRPDVKEAELQLRSNFEQVNVARTAFYPALTITGQAGLYATQLKSFFNAGAFFANIVGGLTQPIFNNGLNKQKLKVAQANYEASEYNYRKVLLTAGQEVSNALYQYQMVDEKATSRKEQIANLEKAVYFTKELLKYTSATNYTDVLTSEQSLLSARQNAVTDKLQQLQAVVNLYAALGGGWK, encoded by the coding sequence AATATAACCTTTTTGTGCAGGCTGCATTTTTATCAGTGATGCTTTTTAGTTGTGATGTTACTAAGCCATATGCTAACAATCAGGTTGTTCCGGATGGTCTATACGGAGATGCAGCAACAGATTCCAACAGCAATATGGCAACACTGTCATGGAAAGAAATTTTTAAAGATCCTTTGCTGCAAGAACTTATTACTGAGGGGATTTCTAATAATCTGGATCTGAAAACGGCAGCAGCCAATCTTAAGGCCGCAGAAGCGAATTTTGTACAAAGCAAACAGGCATTTTTGCCATCTTTGTCGGGAAATGCTTCTGCTGGAGCCTATGATCCGGCCAGTACTCAGGCTTCTGCTTCCCAGGTGTATCAGCTGTATGCGCTTTCATCCTGGCAGGTAGATGTTTGGGGTAAACTGAGAAGTACAAAAAGATCTATGTATGCTGCTTATCTTGGCAGTGAAGCTTACCGACAGGCAGTGCAGACACAGCTTGTAGCAAATATAGCAGCCACATATTATCAGTTGCTGGCTTATGATGAACAGTTGAACATTGTACAGCAATCTTTGGAAGTCTATTCCAAAGATACAGAAACAATGAAGATTCTGAAGAATAGTAATGTAGTAACAGGAGCGGCTGTAGTACAAAGTGCAGCTAATTATTATGCGGTAAAATCTACGGTACCTGATATTAAAAATAATATTCGTCAGGCAGAAAATACACTTTGTTTACTACTGGGAAGAACACCCGGATCTATCAAGAGAGATTCATTGTTTAGCGAACAGGTCTATAGTGAACTCTCAGTTGGAGTTCCTGCTCAATTATTAGCTAACAGACCTGATGTGAAGGAGGCTGAGCTGCAGTTGAGAAGCAATTTCGAACAGGTTAATGTGGCAAGAACAGCTTTTTATCCTGCATTGACCATAACAGGACAGGCCGGGTTATATGCGACACAGCTAAAATCATTTTTCAATGCCGGTGCTTTCTTTGCCAATATTGTAGGTGGATTAACTCAGCCCATTTTTAATAACGGACTGAATAAACAGAAATTAAAAGTTGCTCAGGCTAATTATGAAGCTTCAGAATACAATTACAGGAAAGTGTTGTTAACAGCAGGGCAGGAAGTTTCGAATGCTCTTTATCAGTATCAGATGGTGGATGAAAAAGCAACCTCCAGAAAAGAGCAGATTGCCAACCTTGAAAAGGCAGTATATTTTACAAAAGAATTATTGAAATATACAAGTGCAACCAATTATACAGATGTTCTTACTTCAGAGCAAAGCCTGTTAAGTGCAAGACAAAATGCTGTTACAGATAAGTTGCAACAGCTTCAGGCAGTGGTTAATCTTTACGCAGCTTTAGGCGGAGGCTGGAAATAA
- a CDS encoding TonB-dependent receptor, with amino-acid sequence MKHITKKVLYINGIMLLLPFALSAQETHPIFGKILNQEGKIISNATVSINQGTMTTTSKDGKFQFETPVQYPAQLMIDAQGYSGSNITLDSLSYDDKNGITIRLVENQTALQEVLITARRNNSYLTNNLELGGKFSGNLKDLPQSVSIVSSEFMEDKQAYTTRDVAQDLAGVTTASSYDDLIIRGFKSGYETGIRLVNGLRSGYSYGNSYYRSPLTINLESVSVLKGPGASLFGDVTPGGTINMVTKKPLDKQKGSINFSVGSFQTIRTSIDLTGPLDKEKKILYRLNAGYEDSKTFRNVNQQKNFMIAPSFTFKPFDGTQVDIDLVYDQFHGYLDRGMGLRNNDFYALDRSFTLSQPSDFYNTKTLSFSARLSQRLTHNLSLNASYMKSIYQEDVNEHRTLNSYADAPNNTIMNMRFFDRHGKDYTDNSVVYLKWDLTGHKIENHIVAGVDYAQYEGDSNNQQREARQQRIDGKIVPLTFDLNNPTYTTHDLSNYVWLSQGNYPFLSPYKTTGIYVQDQISFADRLKLIVGLRHEHYYSETVSGKDRFSATQNAWLPRIGLTYQINDQINYFASYSQGFAPVGANFIQNYQDYGADKPFTAEHSFQVETGVKTGFFKNQLQMDLSLFQIERKNMLIATGEISTTGFPVYRQSGEAVSKGVELDIRGQLTKEFQIMANYTYNDTEVKSSSIASEVGQALPGAPKNMASMWLKYVFSTTTLKGLGFGAGVYYVDTRRMDNSIGKDSNGTARWGEWPSYTTINAAVYYHIGKMKMAVNVNNIFDKYYFLGGFDYTRAFPGAPRNVTVSVGYSF; translated from the coding sequence ATGAAGCACATCACTAAAAAAGTATTATACATCAATGGTATAATGCTCTTACTTCCTTTTGCCCTATCGGCACAGGAAACCCATCCTATTTTTGGAAAAATCCTGAATCAGGAAGGGAAAATAATTTCTAATGCCACGGTTTCCATCAACCAGGGAACCATGACCACAACGAGTAAAGACGGTAAATTTCAGTTTGAAACTCCGGTTCAGTATCCTGCTCAATTAATGATTGATGCCCAAGGGTATTCCGGATCCAATATCACATTAGATTCCCTTTCTTATGATGATAAAAACGGAATTACCATTCGCCTGGTAGAAAATCAAACGGCCCTTCAGGAGGTTTTAATTACTGCCAGAAGAAACAATTCTTACCTTACCAATAATTTGGAATTGGGTGGAAAATTTTCGGGGAATTTAAAAGATCTTCCACAATCCGTTTCTATCGTAAGCAGTGAGTTTATGGAAGACAAACAAGCCTATACTACCCGCGATGTGGCTCAGGATTTGGCCGGGGTAACCACAGCCTCTTCTTATGATGATCTTATCATTCGTGGTTTTAAAAGCGGCTACGAAACCGGAATCCGACTTGTGAATGGACTCCGATCAGGATATAGTTACGGAAACAGTTACTATCGTTCTCCCTTAACTATCAATCTGGAAAGTGTTTCTGTTTTAAAAGGCCCTGGCGCCTCATTATTTGGAGATGTGACTCCCGGAGGAACGATTAATATGGTGACCAAAAAGCCGTTGGATAAACAAAAAGGTTCTATCAATTTCTCCGTTGGGAGTTTTCAGACTATCCGTACCAGCATTGATTTGACAGGGCCATTGGATAAAGAAAAGAAAATCCTGTACCGTTTGAATGCAGGGTATGAAGACAGCAAAACCTTTCGAAATGTCAATCAGCAGAAAAACTTTATGATTGCCCCTTCCTTTACTTTTAAACCATTTGACGGAACGCAGGTAGATATTGATCTGGTATATGACCAGTTTCATGGATATCTTGACCGCGGAATGGGTTTGAGAAACAATGACTTTTATGCCCTGGACCGTTCCTTTACTTTAAGTCAGCCATCAGATTTTTATAATACCAAAACGTTGTCATTCAGTGCAAGACTAAGCCAGCGTCTTACGCACAACCTATCATTGAATGCAAGCTATATGAAGTCCATCTATCAGGAAGATGTGAATGAACACCGTACTCTGAACAGCTATGCAGATGCACCCAACAACACGATCATGAATATGCGTTTCTTTGACCGTCATGGAAAAGATTATACGGATAACTCTGTAGTGTATCTGAAATGGGATCTTACCGGTCATAAAATCGAAAATCATATCGTAGCAGGAGTAGATTATGCCCAATATGAAGGAGACAGCAACAACCAGCAACGCGAAGCAAGACAGCAGAGAATAGACGGCAAGATCGTTCCTCTGACATTTGATCTTAATAATCCGACCTATACCACTCATGATCTGAGTAATTACGTATGGTTATCTCAAGGAAATTATCCTTTTTTAAGTCCTTATAAAACAACCGGAATCTATGTACAGGATCAGATTTCATTTGCAGACAGATTAAAACTTATTGTCGGACTGCGTCATGAGCATTATTATTCTGAAACTGTAAGTGGTAAAGACCGTTTTAGTGCTACTCAAAATGCTTGGTTGCCTCGTATTGGATTAACATACCAGATCAATGATCAGATCAATTATTTTGCAAGTTATTCACAGGGATTTGCCCCTGTTGGAGCCAACTTTATCCAGAACTATCAGGATTATGGTGCTGATAAACCATTCACCGCTGAACATAGCTTCCAGGTAGAAACAGGTGTTAAAACCGGATTTTTTAAAAACCAATTACAAATGGACTTATCTCTTTTCCAGATTGAGCGCAAAAATATGCTGATTGCAACAGGTGAAATCAGTACAACAGGATTTCCTGTCTACAGACAATCAGGAGAAGCCGTATCTAAAGGAGTGGAATTGGATATCCGTGGACAGCTGACAAAGGAGTTTCAGATCATGGCGAATTATACTTATAATGATACAGAAGTAAAATCTTCATCCATTGCCTCTGAAGTAGGACAAGCTTTACCAGGAGCTCCTAAAAACATGGCCAGCATGTGGTTGAAGTATGTTTTCTCAACCACTACCTTAAAAGGACTTGGTTTCGGAGCCGGAGTGTATTATGTAGATACCAGACGTATGGATAACAGCATCGGAAAAGACAGCAATGGAACTGCCCGTTGGGGAGAATGGCCGTCTTACACCACTATAAATGCAGCTGTCTATTATCATATCGGAAAAATGAAAATGGCAGTGAATGTCAACAATATTTTCGATAAATACTACTTCCTTGGTGGGTTCGATTATACACGAGCCTTTCCGGGAGCTCCAAGAAATGTAACAGTTTCTGTGGGGTACTCTTTCTAA
- a CDS encoding GNAT family N-acetyltransferase: MKNHEEITISLVQDYQVFEVLPYVMEFRRQLYPLLDPLIVPKDLVNFEQNYLLSPTGAFLQARTATGKLIGVIGMMPYDYRFPHLDIDEKTTVEVARLFVNPEYRRAGIATQLFQELIKTAQQKNIKRLYLHTHPFLQGAYDYWLKQDFKLLKSCYEGTYPTLHMELMITAE, translated from the coding sequence ATGAAAAATCATGAAGAAATAACGATTTCGTTGGTACAGGATTACCAGGTATTTGAAGTTCTTCCTTATGTCATGGAATTCAGACGTCAATTGTACCCTTTATTAGATCCCTTGATCGTCCCTAAAGATCTTGTCAATTTTGAACAGAATTATTTACTCTCTCCTACCGGAGCTTTTTTACAAGCCCGAACCGCAACCGGGAAACTGATAGGTGTTATTGGTATGATGCCCTATGATTATCGTTTTCCTCATCTGGACATTGATGAAAAGACAACCGTAGAAGTGGCTAGATTATTCGTCAACCCGGAGTACCGAAGAGCAGGAATTGCTACCCAACTGTTTCAGGAACTGATTAAAACTGCACAACAGAAAAATATAAAACGATTATACCTGCATACCCATCCTTTTCTGCAGGGAGCGTATGATTATTGGCTAAAACAGGATTTTAAACTTTTAAAATCATGTTATGAAGGTACCTACCCAACTCTTCACATGGAATTAATGATTACCGCAGAATAA
- a CDS encoding ABC transporter ATP-binding protein — protein sequence MNTMISIEQLSFDYEKDQVLKSVNAKFAKGKLSVILGRNGSGKSTLFKIIAGLEKNYKGSVWIADKERRKIKIGTSTPVRIGFLTQFHQTTFPFKVFDVVLTGRASFSRFSPKQSDHQEVEAILQKFNLTHLKDKPYTSLSGGERQLVLLCRVLVQKPDILMLDEPTNHLDLHYQVAVLEVIRQLVREGTTVLCVMHDPNLAFQFGDDFFVMRHHELVIVQSMETDELKRLLEETYQVPLLALNNQGTPMFAPQLK from the coding sequence ATGAACACTATGATTAGTATAGAACAGCTTTCTTTTGATTATGAAAAAGATCAGGTACTGAAAAGTGTCAATGCAAAGTTTGCAAAAGGAAAACTTTCGGTTATTTTAGGAAGAAACGGAAGTGGTAAATCCACCTTATTTAAGATCATTGCCGGACTTGAAAAAAACTACAAAGGAAGCGTATGGATTGCCGATAAGGAACGCCGAAAAATAAAAATAGGGACATCTACTCCAGTTCGCATAGGGTTTTTAACCCAATTTCATCAGACTACATTTCCATTTAAAGTGTTTGATGTGGTCTTAACAGGTAGAGCTTCTTTTTCCAGGTTTTCACCCAAACAATCGGACCATCAGGAAGTAGAAGCCATTCTTCAAAAATTTAATTTAACCCACTTAAAAGATAAACCTTATACTTCTCTTTCCGGCGGCGAGCGCCAATTGGTTCTTTTGTGCCGGGTATTGGTTCAGAAGCCGGATATTTTGATGCTTGACGAACCTACCAACCATCTGGATCTTCATTACCAGGTAGCTGTATTAGAAGTTATTCGTCAGTTAGTCCGTGAAGGAACTACCGTTTTATGTGTAATGCATGATCCTAATCTTGCTTTTCAGTTTGGTGATGATTTTTTTGTCATGCGCCATCATGAACTCGTAATTGTTCAGTCAATGGAAACAGATGAATTGAAACGGCTTCTTGAAGAGACATATCAGGTTCCTTTACTTGCCCTGAATAACCAGGGAACTCCCATGTTTGCCCCACAACTAAAATAA
- a CDS encoding FecCD family ABC transporter permease has translation MVKSIKTSSLLILLPILLVFVSLMIGSSQNIGMGELFHHIALEFGISKDEAVLQGSLHTILWQVRLPRIILTFLVGASLASAGGVLQAVFRNPIVDPFTLGISSGSAFGAALAMLFPIMAVNISAFIFGVMAVVITYLVSYAGAKTSIVSMVLAGMIVSGVFTAFLTVLQYLSDPYKLQAIVQWTMGNLHTASWQKVHTAVFPILIGLTVIVVLRWKLNLLALGDHEAMAVGVNPTVLKLILMAVATMITASSVAAVGVISLFGLIVPHISRMIFGPNNSITVWANISIGGAFLLLIDDFSRTVMPFEIPIGVFTMIIGAPIFIYLMRKNVINWNS, from the coding sequence ATGGTAAAAAGCATTAAAACATCTTCCTTACTCATCCTGCTTCCTATACTTTTGGTGTTTGTTTCACTGATGATAGGTTCCAGCCAGAATATTGGTATGGGAGAACTATTTCATCATATCGCCCTGGAGTTTGGGATTTCCAAAGATGAAGCGGTTCTGCAGGGAAGTCTGCATACGATTTTATGGCAAGTTCGTCTACCACGCATCATCCTTACTTTTCTCGTAGGTGCTTCCCTGGCTTCTGCCGGAGGAGTTTTGCAGGCTGTTTTCAGAAATCCTATCGTTGACCCATTTACATTGGGAATTTCATCTGGCTCCGCATTTGGAGCAGCATTAGCCATGTTATTTCCCATAATGGCGGTTAATATTTCTGCTTTTATCTTCGGAGTTATGGCAGTGGTTATCACTTATCTGGTTTCGTATGCCGGAGCCAAAACATCCATTGTCAGTATGGTTCTTGCCGGAATGATCGTATCGGGAGTATTTACAGCATTTCTTACCGTTTTACAATATCTGAGTGATCCTTATAAATTACAGGCTATTGTACAATGGACCATGGGGAATCTACATACTGCTTCATGGCAGAAAGTCCATACTGCTGTATTCCCAATTCTTATTGGTTTAACCGTTATTGTTGTACTTCGATGGAAACTCAACCTTTTAGCCTTGGGAGATCATGAAGCCATGGCTGTTGGAGTCAATCCGACAGTTCTGAAACTGATTCTGATGGCAGTAGCCACGATGATTACAGCATCATCTGTTGCCGCTGTTGGAGTTATCAGCCTGTTCGGATTAATCGTTCCTCATATCAGCAGAATGATTTTTGGTCCGAACAACAGCATTACCGTTTGGGCTAATATTAGTATTGGTGGTGCATTTTTATTATTGATCGATGATTTCTCACGTACTGTAATGCCTTTTGAAATTCCGATCGGAGTATTTACCATGATTATCGGAGCCCCTATTTTCATCTATTTAATGCGTAAAAATGTAATAAACTGGAACTCATGA
- a CDS encoding ABC transporter substrate-binding protein encodes MKIKSLFITVFSTLILVLQSCNNSKNSNNTETSANTEVSATDSRGKKITLPHEAMRVVVLYNALVDDVYMLQAGEKIVGIPQQIYEMEDTYSFLSKLDDRIKNKSIATPTFGGQSSNAESIVGLKPDLVLTFNTDEDNINQIENLGIPVFTFSSLNDEKILDELNNVGKLLGKQKRAEEITGYVADEVKKMRASQATSPKKIYYAWSKGRIMSTSGKGSLIDMAITLSGAQNACPVPVEAPNISAETMYKWNPDLIILWNSKLSDVYSLKELEALPAVKNKQVFVMSPSFPYDPHTVKFMLFAKQLRHWCMPEYTQEQLDQDVKKAFEIIYGKKGLI; translated from the coding sequence ATGAAAATTAAAAGTCTATTTATTACAGTATTTTCAACACTCATACTCGTATTGCAAAGCTGTAATAATTCCAAAAATTCAAATAATACAGAAACCTCAGCAAATACAGAAGTATCTGCAACAGACAGCAGAGGTAAAAAGATCACGCTTCCTCATGAAGCGATGCGCGTTGTTGTTTTATACAATGCATTGGTGGATGATGTCTATATGCTTCAGGCAGGCGAAAAAATTGTAGGAATACCTCAACAGATCTACGAAATGGAAGATACTTACAGCTTCCTTTCCAAACTTGATGACCGTATTAAAAACAAAAGTATTGCAACTCCTACTTTTGGGGGACAGTCCAGTAATGCAGAAAGTATTGTAGGATTGAAGCCTGATTTGGTGTTGACCTTTAATACTGATGAGGACAATATCAATCAAATTGAAAATCTGGGAATTCCGGTATTTACTTTTTCTTCTTTAAATGATGAAAAGATTCTTGATGAACTAAATAATGTTGGGAAACTGCTTGGAAAACAGAAACGAGCTGAGGAAATTACAGGATATGTTGCTGATGAAGTAAAAAAAATGAGAGCATCTCAAGCCACTTCTCCTAAAAAGATCTACTATGCGTGGTCAAAAGGACGTATCATGTCTACTTCAGGAAAAGGAAGCCTGATTGATATGGCCATTACCCTTTCCGGAGCTCAGAATGCCTGTCCTGTTCCGGTAGAAGCCCCCAACATCAGTGCTGAAACCATGTATAAGTGGAATCCTGATCTTATCATTCTATGGAATTCAAAGTTATCGGATGTTTACAGCCTTAAGGAATTGGAAGCTCTTCCTGCCGTTAAAAACAAGCAGGTATTTGTAATGTCTCCATCGTTTCCGTACGACCCGCATACGGTGAAGTTTATGTTGTTTGCCAAACAGCTTCGCCATTGGTGTATGCCTGAATATACACAGGAACAGCTGGATCAGGATGTAAAAAAAGCTTTCGAGATAATCTATGGCAAAAAAGGATTGATCTGA
- a CDS encoding urease accessory protein UreE produces MNTVQPIVIDEIKTGIDLNHQCSDVLELEWFENKKQKLTRITKSGVVLELKLKNRKEWQQGDRLYNDGQLMATILIKTCLTICFSTENNGEAADFCYFIGNQHLPVFLISHKKFAVPYDGRLYEQLSLRYGKRIELMDAQLLSHQSLRYLAKNRIYEN; encoded by the coding sequence ATGAATACAGTACAACCAATCGTAATTGATGAAATAAAAACAGGAATTGATCTGAACCATCAATGCTCTGACGTTCTGGAACTCGAATGGTTTGAAAACAAAAAGCAAAAACTAACCCGGATCACCAAATCCGGGGTGGTTTTAGAACTAAAATTAAAAAATAGAAAAGAATGGCAGCAGGGAGACAGATTATATAACGACGGGCAGCTGATGGCAACCATTCTCATCAAAACCTGCCTTACCATATGTTTTTCCACTGAAAATAATGGTGAAGCAGCAGACTTCTGTTATTTTATCGGAAATCAGCATCTGCCGGTATTTCTAATCTCCCATAAAAAGTTCGCTGTTCCTTATGACGGTCGTCTGTATGAGCAGCTTTCTTTAAGATATGGTAAACGTATTGAACTGATGGATGCTCAGCTTTTATCTCATCAATCCTTACGTTACCTGGCAAAAAATAGAATCTATGAAAATTAA
- the hypB gene encoding hydrogenase nickel incorporation protein HypB: MSTANPKSLGNRVGSVQCDNTTLHLLKANDFVAKAIRDRLKDVCVINVCSSPGSGKTTLMQETGKRLAQDLNISILVGDPETERDAIRMREAGINALQIVTGGMCHIEAQMILQALDHLDLEGVDLLFIENVGNLLCPSAFDLGEDYRVTLLASTEGDDKPKKYPRMFLTSELMLVSKADLLPYVPFSVEAVTKDAHEVNPNLEVITISTLNGDGIEEWCNWLKEKVKLKKESAKEA, from the coding sequence ATGTCAACAGCTAATCCAAAAAGTCTAGGAAACCGCGTAGGATCGGTTCAATGTGATAATACCACTCTTCATTTATTAAAGGCTAATGATTTTGTAGCCAAAGCTATCAGAGACCGTCTGAAAGATGTCTGCGTTATCAATGTATGTTCCTCTCCGGGATCCGGGAAAACAACATTAATGCAGGAAACCGGAAAAAGACTGGCGCAGGATCTTAATATTTCAATTCTTGTAGGTGACCCGGAAACAGAGCGTGATGCGATCAGAATGCGTGAGGCAGGAATCAATGCCTTACAGATTGTAACGGGTGGCATGTGTCATATTGAGGCTCAGATGATTTTGCAGGCACTGGATCACCTCGATTTAGAGGGTGTTGATTTATTATTCATCGAAAACGTAGGAAATCTTCTTTGCCCATCAGCATTTGACCTTGGAGAAGATTATCGTGTCACTCTTCTGGCTTCTACTGAAGGCGATGATAAACCTAAAAAGTATCCCCGTATGTTCTTAACCAGTGAACTGATGCTTGTTTCTAAAGCAGACTTGCTTCCTTATGTTCCATTCTCTGTAGAAGCGGTAACAAAAGATGCCCATGAAGTAAACCCTAATCTTGAAGTCATAACGATCAGTACACTCAACGGTGACGGAATTGAAGAATGGTGCAACTGGCTGAAGGAAAAAGTAAAACTGAAAAAAGAAAGCGCTAAAGAAGCTTAA
- a CDS encoding hydrogenase maturation nickel metallochaperone HypA/HybF, with product MHELSIVKDIFDTLQEHYHAKVEDIQQVQVTAGLLSNVQPVLIQNAFDAFITDHPYYQEMELEVLVNDIIAHCDRCHKDFPVRYHKFVCDDCGTPSAHIVQGNELFISKVIFKQKNH from the coding sequence ATGCATGAATTGAGTATAGTGAAGGATATCTTTGACACTTTGCAAGAGCATTATCATGCTAAAGTAGAAGATATCCAACAGGTTCAGGTAACGGCAGGACTATTATCCAATGTGCAGCCTGTCCTGATTCAGAATGCGTTTGATGCATTCATTACCGACCATCCGTACTACCAGGAAATGGAACTTGAAGTGCTCGTCAACGATATTATAGCTCACTGTGACCGGTGCCACAAAGATTTTCCGGTCAGGTACCACAAATTTGTGTGCGACGACTGCGGAACTCCCTCTGCTCATATTGTTCAGGGAAACGAACTCTTTATTTCAAAAGTAATTTTTAAACAAAAAAATCATTAA
- a CDS encoding GNAT family N-acetyltransferase, giving the protein MSDLILKSKQLILRPFKESDVFNVHEMLLKPESTAFNPTSYADDEKETQKLINTWQSEAKYGEDRKKFTFLIETAIDQTFAGIIGIDLIKLHYKNAETWYKLSPEVWGKGYGTEALERIIQFGFEDLKLHRIEAGCAVDNIASYKVMEKCGMIREAHRRKLLPLKSGWSDNYEYAILEEDYFSKI; this is encoded by the coding sequence ATGAGCGACCTTATATTAAAATCAAAACAATTAATCCTGCGTCCATTCAAAGAAAGTGATGTTTTCAATGTACATGAAATGCTTTTAAAACCAGAAAGTACAGCATTTAATCCTACTTCTTACGCTGATGACGAAAAAGAAACCCAAAAATTGATAAACACATGGCAATCAGAAGCAAAATATGGTGAAGACCGGAAAAAGTTTACTTTTTTAATAGAAACGGCCATTGACCAAACTTTTGCAGGCATTATCGGTATTGATCTTATTAAGCTTCATTACAAAAATGCAGAAACATGGTATAAGCTTAGCCCTGAAGTCTGGGGAAAAGGATATGGGACGGAAGCGTTAGAAAGAATCATTCAATTTGGTTTTGAAGATTTAAAACTGCATAGGATTGAAGCCGGGTGTGCTGTTGACAATATTGCCTCCTATAAAGTCATGGAAAAGTGTGGTATGATAAGAGAGGCACATCGCAGAAAACTACTCCCCTTAAAAAGCGGATGGAGTGATAATTACGAATATGCTATTCTTGAAGAAGACTATTTTTCGAAAATATAA